DNA from Sphingobacteriales bacterium:
AGAGCTTTTGGAAGGAGTTACCCGGTTAAGGAATTTGTATTTATCAGAAAATCAGCAATCAGGGAAAATTGAATTTGCCGATCAGCTTGCCAGACAGGTAGGAGAGTTGTTTGTTCAGGTTGAAAATTATCCGCAGCTGAAGGCAGGCGAAAATTTTCTGAAGCTACAGGCTGCATGGAACGAGATGGAAGACCAGATTGCAGCTGCCCGAAGGTTTTACAACTCCTCTGTGA
Protein-coding regions in this window:
- a CDS encoding LemA family protein, with product ELLEGVTRLRNLYLSENQQSGKIEFADQLARQVGELFVQVENYPQLKAGENFLKLQAAWNEMEDQIAAARRFYNSSVNDYHNSLEMFPTNIIARLMGMRKKSYFSIRDGEKEIPSE